GCACGTCTCCCCACCGAATTCGAGTGGGAAGTCGCCGCGGGAAAACTCGGCGACGCCCGCGGCCAGCTCCTCGACCCGGCCCGCTGCCATCCCGGTCGGGTCGGTTCGGCGATGGTCGGCGACGTCTGGGAGTGGACGGCCAGCGCGTACCTCCCCTATCCGGGATTCGTCCCGGCGAACGGCGCGGTGGGCGAGTACAACGGCAAGTTCATGTCCGACCAGCACGTGTTGCGAGGAGCGAGCGCGGTGACGCCGGTCGGCCACGAGCGGATCACCTATCGGAACTTCTTCCCCGCAGCGTCGCGGTGGGTCTTCTCGGGACTGCGGCTCGCCCGATGACTCTTGCCGCGGATGCGCTTTCGGGGTTGTGGCAGGACCCGCCGACGCTGCCCACCAAGTGGCTCTACGACGAGCGCGGGAGCAAGCTCTTCGACGAGATCACCCGCCTGCCCGAGTACTACCCGACGCGTCGTGAGACCGCGATCCTGCGTGCGCGTTCGGCCGAGATCGCCACTGCCACACAAGCGCAGGTGATGGTCGAGCTGGGTTCGGGCACCTCCACCAAGACCCGGCTGTTACTCGATGCCTTCAGCGCCGCCACACCTGACACCGAGCGATTCACCTACGTGCCGGTCGACGTCAGCACCGAGATGCTCACGACCGCCGCCGACGTGCTGTCCGCCGACTACCCGGGCATCGACGTCGTCCCGGTGGTCGCCGACTTCACCGAACCCGATCTCCGTCTCCCCGACGCCGATGGACCGCGCCTGGCCGTGTTCCTCGGCGGCACGATCGGCAACTTCGATCCCGCCGCCCGCCGGGCGTTCTATCAAGGCCTGGCGAAAGCACTTTCGCCCGGCGACTTCTTCCTCCTCGGTACCGACCTCGTCAAGGACACCGGCCGGCTCGTCGCCGCCTACGACGACAAGGCCGGGGTGACAGCCGATTTCAACCGCAACCTCATCGAGGTCCTGCGAACCGGGCTCGACGCCCGCGGCCTGTACGCCGACGACTTCGAACACATCGCTCGGTGGAACCCGGGCGAACACCGTATCGAGATGTGGCTACGTGCCCGCCGGGACATCGACGCGTACTTCGAGGTCCTGGGCCGGGCGTGGCGCCTGCCCGCCGGAACCGAGATCCACACCGAGATCAGCACCAAGTTCGAACCCGACGCACTGCGCGACGAACTCGAATCCGCCGGATTGCAGGTGGTCACCGTGTGGACAGACCCCGCCGGGGACTTCGCGCTCACGCTCAGCCGGCGCTGAGGCCGCTCACCCCTCGGCGAGCAGTTCCCGCACCCGCGGGATGACCTTCGTGCCGTAGAGTTCGATGCTGCGCATCAGCTGCGCATGACCCAGGGTGCCGTGGGAATACTTCATGTCGAAGCGACTCAGGCCGAGCCCCTGCGACGTCGCGGCGATCTTGCGCGCCACGGTTTCCGGCGACCCGACGAACAGCGCACCGTCGGGTCCGGTGGACCGCTCGAAGTCAAAGCGGCTGGGCGGTGGCCACCCTCGTTCGCGCCCGATCCGTGCCACATATCCCCGGTAGTGCGGCCACAACTCCTCACGTGCCTGCTCGTCGGTGTCGGCGATGTGCCCCGGGCAGTGGACGCCGACCGGCAGGGTGTCCTTCTCCAGGTCGGCGAGGGCGCGGTGATAGAGGTCGACGTAAGGGCGGAAGCGCAGCGGGTCGCCGCCGATGATGGCCAGCATCAGCGGGAGCCCGTACGACGCTGCGCGCACCACTGATTCGGGGCTGCCGCCCACCGCGATCCATGTGGGCAACGGGGGGTTCTCCAGCTGCGGGAACACGGGCTGAGCGCGCAGCGGGCCACGCGTCGAGCCAGACCAGGAGACCGGTTTGCCGGTGCGGAGTTCGGCGAAGAGCGCGAGTTTGTCGGCGAACAGCTCTTCGTAGTCGGCGAGGTCGTAGCCGAAGAGCGGGAACGACTCGGTGAACGAGCCGCGGCCGAGGATCACCTCGGCACGTCCCGAGGAGAGGGCGTCGACGGTCGAGAACCGCTGGAACACACGGATCGGGTCGTCGGAGCTCAGGACGGTCACGGCCGAACCCAGGCGCATCCGGCTGGTGCGGGCGGCGATGGCGCCGAGGACCACCTCGGGGGCGGACACGGAGTAGTCCGCACGGTGATGTTCGCCGACACCGAGGAAGTCGACGCCGACCTCGTCGGCCAGGATCGCCTGGTCGAGCACATCGCGCAGGGTCTGCGCGTCGGAGAGCGGGGTGCCGTCGGGGGCGGCGGTGATGTCACCGAAGGTGTCCAAGCCCAGTTCGAGTTCATGCCTGGCCGTGTGTGATTCCATTGCGTCTCTCTGGTCGTCCGGTTCTGGCACGAGCCGGAACTGCTCATGGGACACGTTCTCATATGCGGCAAATGGTGCACCGCGGTGTCGTGCTAATAGTTCTCACGGCCACTTTGGCCTGACAGAGCAGTACCGAGGGTATTGCTGTGCCATGCTTCTATCCGTCAGGGGGCCATTGTGAAGTGGTCCCTTTCTTCTAGAAAGAGGAGACCTTCATGTGGGACTCATTCTGGGATTTCATCTGGTACACCATCGTCATCTTCGCGTTCGTCGCGTACCTGATCGTCCTATGGCACATCATCACCGACCTGTTCCGTGACAAGAAGGCGTCGGGCTGGCAGAAGGCCGCCTGGGTGGTCTTCCTGATCGTCTTCCCGTACCTCACCGCCATCGTGTACCTGCTGGCGAAGGGCAAGGGAATGGCCGAGCGCCAGCGCGAGGCCTACACCGAGGCCAAGCAGGCCTCCGACGAGTACATCAAGTCGGTCGCGGGAACCTCTCCGACCCAGCAGATCACCGAGGCGAAGGCTCTCCTGGACTCCGGTGCCATCACCCCCGAGGAGTTCGAGCACCTCAAGTCGAAGGCTCTCGGCGGAGCGGCCTGAGTCGCGATACGGTCGGCTGACACCGACCTGACGACGACCTGGAGCCGCGGTGATCGGATACCTGTGTAAACGCATCGCGGCCTGGGCTGTCCTCGTCTTCCTCGCAACCAATCTGACCTATTTCCTGGCCACCTGGTTCCTCGACCCCCGATCCAATTACGCCGTCCGGCGACCACCCTTGCCGGAGAGCGTCGTCGACGCCACGCTGTCCTCCCACAACCTCAACGACAAGACCCCGCTGGTCGAGCGTTGGTGGAACTGGCTGACCGGCGTGGTGCTGCACTGGGATTGGGGGTCGACGCCGGTCGGTGAGAGTGTCAACAGCGAGATCGGTTTCCGGCTGGTCTCCTCGGTGCAGCTGCTCGCCGCCGCCACCATCATCTCCACCCTGCTGGGTATCGCCCTGGGCGTCTACACCGCGCTCCACCAGTACAAGCTCGCGGACCGTGCGTGGCAGTTCATCTCGATCGCGATGATCAACCTGCCGGTTCCCGTCGTCGGCCTGGGCATCGTGCTCGCCGCCATCTCGCTCAACCAGTCCCTCGGGCACAGCGTCGTCTACGTCTCGGGGGCTTCCAGTGTGGGGGTCGAGGGTTTCTTCCCGGTGCTGCTGGACCGCGTCCAGCACCTCATCCTTCCGACGATCACCCTGGTCGTGATCCAGTACGCCGGGCTGCATCTCCTCCAGCGGTCGATGGTGCTCGACACCATCAACGCCGACTACGTGCGCACGGCTCGCGCGAAGGGACTCACCCGTGGCGTGGCGGTGCGCCGACATGCCCTGCGCACGGCCATCATCCCGGTGGCGGTCGGTATCGCCTTCGCGATCCCTGCGGTGTTCACCGGCGCAGTCCTCACCGAGACCATCTTCGGCTGGGAAGGGATGGGTCGGTACTTCGTCACCTCCATCAACACCAACGACATCCACGGCGTCGTCGCGGTCGCCGCTTTCGGTGCCCTGGCCACCGCGGTCGGTGCGATCCTCGCCGACCTCGCCGTGGTCTACCTCGATCCGAGAGTGCGGGTGAGCTGAGATGGCGATGCTGCCGCCGGAACCGCGCGGGCCGCAGTCCGGACACCTCGACGCGACCGCCCCGATCATGGGTGAGACCGGCGGTGTCCTCGACGAATCGGACACCACATCGGCGCCGCCGGCCAGGCGACGCAGCGGCCGGGTCAAGATCTTCGCGAAGCGTTACGCGCGCAACCGGTCTGCGTTGCTTGGTCTCGCCATCTTCGTGGTGCTCGTGCTCTTCGCCGTCTTCGGCGGACTGTTCACCGCCTATTCCTACACCGACACCGATTTCCTCGCGATCGGCTTTCCGCCGTCGACGCAGGGGACCGAAGGCGCCCACTGGTTCGGTACCAACGACGCCGGCAACGACCTGTATGCGCAGGTGGTACACGGACTCCAACGCTCGCTGACGATCGCGCTGATCGTGTCGGTCGGGACGACCGCGATCGCCGCATTCCTCGGCGGACTCGCCGCCTACTTCGGCGGCTGGATGCAGCGCATCGTCCTGGGTGTGGTCTACCTACTCCTCGTGGTCCCCACGTTCCTCATCCTCGCCCTGGTCTCCAACAGCACCGGCGGCGACTGGCGGTGGCTGATCGTCGTGCTCGTCGCATTCGGCTGGATGATGCTGGCGCGCGTGATCCATTCACTGGCGCTGACCGTCCGCGAGCGCGACTACGTCGCCGCTGCACAGTATCTGGGCGTGTCCCCGGTGATGATCATCCTCCGGCACATCCTGCCCAATGTCGCGTCGTTGTTGGTCATCAACTTCGCCCTCGGCGTCGTGGCCACGGTGCTCGCCGAGACCGGCCTCTCTTTTCTCGGGTTCGGCGTGAAGATCCCCGACGTCACCCTCGGCTCGCTCCTACAGGCGGGGGTCGGGACGTTGGCCGCGTCGCCGTGGCTGTTTTGGTTCCCCGCAGCCGCCCTGGCGCTCCTCACGGTCTCGATGGCGCTCATCGCCGACGGCCTGCGCGATGCCTTCGACCCGACTTCGAGTGGAGGTGTCCGTCGATGACGAATCTCGATGGAGCGCTGACGGTCCGCGACCTGAGGGTGGATTTCGGCAGCGAGGCAGGCGTGGTGGCCGCCGTCCGCGGTCTCGACTTCGACCTGCGGTCGGGCCGGACCACCGCCATCGTCGGCGAATCCGGATCGGGGAAATCGGTGTCGGCTCTGGCGGTTCTGGGGTTGCTGCCGGACACCGCACGCGTCAGCGGTTCGGTCGCGTTGCGGGGTCGTGAACTGACCGGGTTGTCGGACAAGGAGATGTCCGCGGTCCGGGGTTCGGAGATCGCGATGGTCTTCCAGGATCCGTTGTCGTCGCTGACCCCGGTGTCCACCGTGGGAGCGCAGATCTCCGAGGCGCTGCGGGTCCATCAGTCCATCACCGCCAAGACGGCCTGGTCGCGGTCGGTCGAACTGCTCGACCTGGTCGGGATCGGTGATCCACGGCGACGCGCCAAGGCCTTTCCGCACGAGTTGTCCGGCGGGATGCGGCAGCGCGTGATGATCGCGATGGCGATCGCCAACGACCCGTCGGTGATCATCGCCGACGAACCCATCACTGCGCTCGACGTGACCATCCAGGCGCAGATCCTCGACGTCCTCGCCACCGCCCGGCGGGAGACCGGCGCCGCGATGCTGCTGATCACGCACGACCTCGGCGTCGTCGCGGGTCATGCCGACGACGTCGTGGTGATGTACGCCGGCCGGGCGGTCGAGACCGCCGACGTCGACACGCTGTTCGGCGGTCCGCGGATGCCGTACACGATCGGACTGCTGGGGGCTGTGCCCCGGGTGGACCGCCGGACCGATGCGCTCATCCCCATCCCGGGAACGCCTCCGCTTCTCATCGACGTGCAGGACCGCTGCCAGTTCGTGCCACGGTGTCCCGTTGCGGTCGACGACTGCCGCCGGGGCGAACCGGCGCTGACGGAGGTGGCGAGCGGCCACCGGGCGGCGTGTATCCGGTCGGGGGAGATCGACGTCGACGGCCGGATCAGTGGCGAGCCGGTGTTTCCGGCGCCCGATGTGTCGGAGGCGTCGACGGCGTTCGTCGACCGGCAGGACCGGGAGACCGTCCTCGACGTGGTGAACATGACGAAGGTCTTCCCGCTGACGAGCGGTTTCCTCAAGCGTCGGGTGGGTTCGGTGCGGGCGGTCGACGGGATCAGCTTCGACATCCGGCGCGGCGAGTCGATGGCCCTCGTCGGGGAGTCGGGCAGCGGCAAGTCGACGACGCTGCTGGAGATCATGGACTTCGCGCAACCCGAGGGCGTCGTTCGGATCGGCGGGGTGGACCCGGCTGCGGTCAGGTCACGCGAGGCCCGCGCTCTGCGGCAGAAGACGTCGATCGTCTTCCAGGACCCGTCGGATGCGCTCGACCCGCGGTTCACCGCCTTCGACATCATCGCCGAACCGCTTCGCGCGCTCGGGGTCCCGAAAGCGGAGACCGAGGAGAAGGTCATGGGTCTCATGCGGCGCGTCGGGTTGGACCCGGTTCACGCCGACCGTTTCCCCGCCGCCTTCTCCGGTGGCCAGCGACAGCGCCTCGCAATCGCGCGAGCTCTCGCCACCGACCCCGATCTGATCGTCCTCGACGAGCCGCTGTCGGCTCTCGACGTCTCGGTGCAGGCGGGCGTCGTCAACCTGATCCGCCGTCTGCGGGCCGACGGTGACGTGGCGTATCTGGTTGTCGCCCACGATCTCTCCGTGGTCCGGCATCTCGCCGATCGCGTGGCGGTGATGTATCTGGGTTCGATCGTGGAGTCCGGGCCCACCGAGACGGTCTTCGCCGAACCCGCGCATCCCTACACCCGGGCACTCTTGTCGGCCGTACCCGTTCCGGACCCGCACGTCGAACGGAAGCGGCAGCGCATCGTCCTGGCCGGCGAACAGCCCAGCGCGACAGAAGAGATCGCCGGATGCAGTTTCGCCGGCCGGTGCCCGTTGCACGCCCGGCTCGACGAGGAGCGGCGCGAACGCTGCCGAACGGTCGTGCCTCTTCTGCGGCCGACGGATCAGGACGATGCTCGAGCGGTCGACCACCGAGCGACATGCCATTTCCTGGAGATGGACCGGTGAAGCGCTGGCCGGTGATCATCGCCGCGGTGGCCGTGGCCGTCGCCTGCGTCACCGGCTGCGGTGCCGCGATCGACACCGGTGCGGTGAAGACCGAAGGAGCCTCGCTCAACCTGCAACCGCGTGAGAACCTCAGAGACGGAGGCAGTCTCACGACTGTGCTCCCGGAGGTGTCGGCCCAGTGGAACACCTTCCACGCCGACGGCAACGTCTATACCCTGGCCCTGTGGCGCTGGTACAACCCGATGCTCGCCTACTTCACGCCGGACGGGCGGTACCTGCCGAATCCCGACTACCTCACCGACGTGCGGACCGAGGTCGTCGGGCGGGACACCGTGGTCACCTACACCGTCAACCCGAAGGCCTTCTTCAACGACGGCACACCGATCGACTACCGCGCCTTCGTCGAGACCTGGCGTACCAGCCGGGGCGTCGACGATCGCTACATCGTCAGTTCCACCGACGGGTACAGCCAGATCGCCTCGGTCACCCGAGGTGCCGACGACCGTGAGGTCATCGTGCGCTTCGACGGCGTCTACGCCTGGCCCGACGGCCTGTTCAACGTCGTTCTCCATCCGAAGGCCGCCGCCCCCGACGTCTACAACGAGGGCTATGTGCGGAAGCCGCATCCAGAATGGGGCGCGGGGCCGTTCACGATCGCCTCCTACGACGCCGACAACGGGACCGTCGTCTTCGAACGAAATCCCAAATGGTGGGGGAAGCCCGGCAAGCTCGACCGTCGTGTCTTCCGGCAGATGGAGTCCCAGGCAGCGCTCAACGCCTTCCAGAACGGCGAGATCGACGCAACCGGGGTGGCGGCCAAAGACGCTCGCGCGCGGGCACTCACCATGAACGGCATCGACATTCGCACCGCGGCCGCACCGCAGCAGTCGTTGCTGGTGCTCAACCTCGACACCCCGATCCTGTCCGATCGGCGCGTCCGTGAGGCCGTGCTCTCCGCCGTCGACCGGGAGACGCTGTCGCGCATCAGGTTCACCGGCCTCAACTACACGGAGGAACTCCCCGGTTCGTTGTCGCTGTACCCGTTCCAGCCGGGATACGAGGACAACCTGTCGGACGTGTTGTCCTACGACCCGGCGAAAGCCGAGGAACTGCTCGACCGGTCGGGGTGGACCGAGGGTGGGGACGGCATCCGCAGCAAGGACGGGAGACGGCTGTCGCTGGAGTTGCCCAACATCGGCGACGACACCACGACCCAGAACCTGTCCCGCGCGCTCCAGGCGATCCTGAAGAAGGTGGGCGTCGACCTCGCTGTCCGCCAACGCCCGTCGGCCGACTTCTCGCAGGTGGTGGTCAACAAGGAGTTCGACGTGCTCCTGCTCGGCTTCTCGTCGAGCGACCCCTTCGGCATGGCCTACTTCTGTCAGGTGTGGTGCATGGGGTCCCAGCTGAACCCCGCCGGTGCCGGGTCCCCGGAACTCGACGCACAGATCCGTGCGATGTCGAGGATCGGCGACCCGATGGCCCAGATCAAGGCCGGGAACGAGCTCGAGCGCGAGGCCTTCGCGCAGTTCTCCAACCTCCCCCTCTTCAACGGTCCGTCCATGGTCGCGGTGAAGGAGGGTCTCGCCAATTACGGGGCGGGACAGTTCTACGTCGGTCCCATCGAGGATGTCGGCTGGGAGAAGTAGGTCTGCGCCTACTCTCCCGCGGGACCTGTCAGTCGGCAGACACCGTCACGAATGGTCGCTCACCCGCCACAGCGGGTTCACCGGGCCGTGGCCGGCGCCCAGCGGATAGGCGGCGGCCAGGCCGCGGGTGACCCACTTCTTCGCGAAGGAGACGGCGTCGGGCACCGAATAGTCATGTGCCAGAGCACAGGTGATCGCCGCGGCAAGGGTGTCACCGGCGCCGTGGTCGTGGCTCGTGTCGATGCGCTCGTGGTTGAGTTCGATGAACTCGGCCCCGTCGTAGAGCAGGTCGGGGGAGTGGTCGCAGGAGCGTAGGTGTCCACCCTTGACCAGCGTCCAGGCGGGTCCGAGATCGAACAGCGCCTTCGCCGCATCGCGCTGGGAATCGGTGTCGACGACGTCGATCCCGGTGATGAGCCGCACCTCGTCGAGGTTCGGTGTCACCACCGTGGCCAGCGGGAAGAGGTTGTCGCGCAGGGTGTCCAGTGCGGAATCGGCGAGGAGTTGGTTTCCGTGCATCGACGCGCACACCGGGTCGACGACGAGCGGGGAGGGACCGTCGCGACCGATGCCGCTCGCCGAGCACTGCGCGACGACGGCGTCGATGATCGGAGCAGACGCCAGCATGCCGGTCTTGGCCGCGGCGACGCCGATGTCGTCGACGACCGTGGCGATCTGGGCGGCCACCGTCTCCGGTGCGATCTCCTGGAAACCGCTGACGCCCAGTGAATTCTGCACGGTCACCGCGGTGACCGCGACACAACCGTGTAGGCCGAGCAGGGCGAAGGTGCGCATGTCGGCCTGGATGCCGGCACCGCCGCCGGAATCCGAACCGGCGATGGTCATCACGCGGACCGGTGTCTCTCCCGGTGCCGCGACCGGCAACAACTCGACGTCGGTCACGCAGAACCTCCGGGGATGGTCTCGAGCGGCAGGTACACGCGGTTGCCGGCCTCGGCGAACTCGGCCGACTTCGCCGCCATTCCTTCCGCGATCTTCCGGTCGATGTCCTCGGCGGTCACCAGATTGTTCTCCTCCGCGTAGGCGCGCACGTCGGCGGAGATCCGCATCGAGCAGAACTTGGGGCCGCACATCGAGCAGAAATGCGCGGTCTTCGCGGGTTCGGCCGGCAGCGTCTGGTCGTGGTACTCGCGAGCGGTGTCCGGGTCGAGGGCGAGGTTGAACTGGTCGACCCAGCGGAACTCGAAGCGCGCCTTGCTCAATGCGTCATCGCGTTCCTGCGCCCGAGGATGGCCTTTCGCGAGATCCGCCGAGTGGGCCGCGATCTTGTAGGTGATCACGCCGACCTTCACGTCATCGCGATCGGGTAGCCCGAGGTGCTCCTTGGGGGTCACGTAGCAGAGCATGGCGGTACCCGCCTGGGCGATCATCGCCGCACCGATGGCGGAGGTGATGTGGTCGTAGGCGGGGGCGATGTCGGTGGCGAGGGGGCCGAGCGTGTAGAACGGCGCCTCCTCGCAGAGTTCTTCTTCGAGACGCACGTTCTCGACGATCTTGTGCATCGGGATGTGTCCCGGACCCTCGATCATCACCTGCACGCCATGGGATTTGGCGATGGTGGTCAGTTCGCCGAGGGTACGCAGTTCGGCGAACTGGGCCTCGTCGTTGGCGTCGGCTATCGACCCCGGCCGCAGTCCGTCGCCGAGTGAGAAGGTGATGTCGTAGCGGCGGAAGATCTCGCACAGTTCATCGAAGTGCGTGTACAGGAACGACTCCTGGTGGTGCGCCAGGCACCAGGCGGCCATGATCGATCCGCCCCGGGAGACGATGCCGGTGACCCGTCGGGCGGTCAACGGCACGTAGCGGAGGAGTACCCCGGCGTGCACCGTCATGTAGTCGACACCCTGCTCGGCCTGCTCGATGACGGTGTCGCGGTAGATCTCCCACGTGAGGGCGACGGGATCGCCGTTCACCTTCTCGAGTGCCTGGTAGATCGGCACGGTGCCGACGGGGACGGGGGAGTTGCGCAGAATCCATTCGCGCGTCGTGTGGATGTCGGCGCCGGTGGACAGGTCCATGATGGTGTCCGCACCCCATCGGGTGGCCCACACCATCTTCTCGACCTCATCCGCGATCGAGCTGCGCACGGCCGAATTCCCGATGTTCGCATTGATTTTCACCGCGAACTTCTTGCCGATGATCATCGGCTCCGACTCCGGATGACGGTGGTTGGCCGGGATCACGGCACGGCCGACGGCCACCTCCGAGCGGACCAGTTCGGGTTCGACGCCCTCCCGTGCCGCGATGAACCGCATCTCGTCGGTGATGATTCCGGCTCGCGCCCAGGCGAGTTGGGTGCTCGCGCCGTCGATGGGTTCCGGGCGGTTCCAGCCGTCTCGGATCGGTGGAAGCCCACGCTCCACGTCGATCACGGCATCGGTATCGGTGTACGGCCCGGAGGTGTCGTAGACGTCGAGGTGTTCGCCGTTGGTCAGATGGATTCGACGCTGCGGTACGCGGAGGTGGTCGACGGCCAGGTAGTGCTTGGAGCTTCCCTCGATCGGCCCTGTGGTCAGACCGCCGTCTTCGAATGTTGCAGTGGCGGGTGTGGTGGATACATGTGTGCCCATGATGATTCTCCCTACGCCGGCATTACCCGGACAGGTTCGAGCGGTCGGCGACCGCCCGTCGCCATCTCAGCCCTCGGTCATCGTGAGAGCCCCCGCGTGTGAAGTTGTGGTGCGTCTGCCACCTTACAACGGCGGTCAACACCCGATGCGATGCCCGAAAGGTCACCGGGGGTCTCGTCAGTTACGGACCCGTAAGGTACGGTGTGACCCTAGTCACAAAGGGTCCTTGCGTCGTTCTGCGGCGTCGTGCCGGTGACCCGCCAACAGTGATCACGTGAGGAGGTGTGTAGTTGCTACGCAAGAACCGGCATCGGCCGCCGCAGTCGGCTCGATCCATCCTGCAGCAGATTGCTCAGGTGGTGCACAACCCAGACCGTGAGAGGTTCGAACTCTGGGTCGCGGGGGATCTCGTCGGGGTGCTCGGCTATTCGACCGAGACCGTCGACGGTCAGACCACCATCACCGTCCTGCACACCGTGCTCTACGACGAATACAGCGGTCATGGCCTCGCCACCCGCCTGACCCGGACGGTCATCCACTTCGCCCGGGAGCGCAACGCGAGGCTCCGGCCGGTGTGCTCGTTCACCAAGAACTATCTCGACCGTCACCCGGGGATCGTGCCACTCGCTCCCGTGTGAGCAGGCGCTTCCGCTTGCCCGCGGTGCTTCATCCCGCTGCCAGCTGCTCTCGTAGGACCTTCTTGTCGATCTTGCCGACGGCGGTGACGGGCAGGGTGCGGACGACGCGGACGACGTCGGGCAGCTTGAACGACGCGAGGCCGCGGTCGGCGAGGAAGGTACGTAGCGTCGCCAGCTCGAGGGGCCGGGCCGGCGGATGGTCGTGGGAGAGCACGACCGCTGCGCAGATCTTCTCGCCAAGCGCGTCGTCGGGCAGCCCGACCACCGCGACCTGTCGCACGGACGAGTGTGCAAGCAGGTTCTCCTCGACGTCGTCGGCGGCCACGTTCTCGCCGGCCCGGACGATGGTGTCCTTGATGCGTCCGGTCACCGAGAGATGCCCCGACGGCAGACGGGTCACCTTGTCGCCCGACCGGTAGAAGCCGTCGGGGGTGAAGGACTTCTCGTTGTGTGCATCCGCCCGGTAGTAGCCCCGGATCGTGTACGGGCCGCGGACCAGCAGTTCGCCTTCTTCACCGTCGGGAACGTCGGCGCCTTCCTCGTCGACGACGCGCACTTCGTCGAACTCCGACATCGGGGAGCCCTGCACCTCGTGGACGAGGGCCCGCGGTTCGTCGGGCCGTGTGTAGCAGATGAGGCCTTCGGCCATGCCGAACACCTGCTGGACCACGGGGCCGAGCGCCTCGTCGAGGG
The sequence above is drawn from the Gordonia rubripertincta genome and encodes:
- a CDS encoding ABC transporter permease, coding for MIGYLCKRIAAWAVLVFLATNLTYFLATWFLDPRSNYAVRRPPLPESVVDATLSSHNLNDKTPLVERWWNWLTGVVLHWDWGSTPVGESVNSEIGFRLVSSVQLLAAATIISTLLGIALGVYTALHQYKLADRAWQFISIAMINLPVPVVGLGIVLAAISLNQSLGHSVVYVSGASSVGVEGFFPVLLDRVQHLILPTITLVVIQYAGLHLLQRSMVLDTINADYVRTARAKGLTRGVAVRRHALRTAIIPVAVGIAFAIPAVFTGAVLTETIFGWEGMGRYFVTSINTNDIHGVVAVAAFGALATAVGAILADLAVVYLDPRVRVS
- a CDS encoding ABC transporter ATP-binding protein, which codes for MTNLDGALTVRDLRVDFGSEAGVVAAVRGLDFDLRSGRTTAIVGESGSGKSVSALAVLGLLPDTARVSGSVALRGRELTGLSDKEMSAVRGSEIAMVFQDPLSSLTPVSTVGAQISEALRVHQSITAKTAWSRSVELLDLVGIGDPRRRAKAFPHELSGGMRQRVMIAMAIANDPSVIIADEPITALDVTIQAQILDVLATARRETGAAMLLITHDLGVVAGHADDVVVMYAGRAVETADVDTLFGGPRMPYTIGLLGAVPRVDRRTDALIPIPGTPPLLIDVQDRCQFVPRCPVAVDDCRRGEPALTEVASGHRAACIRSGEIDVDGRISGEPVFPAPDVSEASTAFVDRQDRETVLDVVNMTKVFPLTSGFLKRRVGSVRAVDGISFDIRRGESMALVGESGSGKSTTLLEIMDFAQPEGVVRIGGVDPAAVRSREARALRQKTSIVFQDPSDALDPRFTAFDIIAEPLRALGVPKAETEEKVMGLMRRVGLDPVHADRFPAAFSGGQRQRLAIARALATDPDLIVLDEPLSALDVSVQAGVVNLIRRLRADGDVAYLVVAHDLSVVRHLADRVAVMYLGSIVESGPTETVFAEPAHPYTRALLSAVPVPDPHVERKRQRIVLAGEQPSATEEIAGCSFAGRCPLHARLDEERRERCRTVVPLLRPTDQDDARAVDHRATCHFLEMDR
- a CDS encoding ABC transporter family substrate-binding protein; its protein translation is MKRWPVIIAAVAVAVACVTGCGAAIDTGAVKTEGASLNLQPRENLRDGGSLTTVLPEVSAQWNTFHADGNVYTLALWRWYNPMLAYFTPDGRYLPNPDYLTDVRTEVVGRDTVVTYTVNPKAFFNDGTPIDYRAFVETWRTSRGVDDRYIVSSTDGYSQIASVTRGADDREVIVRFDGVYAWPDGLFNVVLHPKAAAPDVYNEGYVRKPHPEWGAGPFTIASYDADNGTVVFERNPKWWGKPGKLDRRVFRQMESQAALNAFQNGEIDATGVAAKDARARALTMNGIDIRTAAAPQQSLLVLNLDTPILSDRRVREAVLSAVDRETLSRIRFTGLNYTEELPGSLSLYPFQPGYEDNLSDVLSYDPAKAEELLDRSGWTEGGDGIRSKDGRRLSLELPNIGDDTTTQNLSRALQAILKKVGVDLAVRQRPSADFSQVVVNKEFDVLLLGFSSSDPFGMAYFCQVWCMGSQLNPAGAGSPELDAQIRAMSRIGDPMAQIKAGNELEREAFAQFSNLPLFNGPSMVAVKEGLANYGAGQFYVGPIEDVGWEK
- the egtD gene encoding L-histidine N(alpha)-methyltransferase, with product MTLAADALSGLWQDPPTLPTKWLYDERGSKLFDEITRLPEYYPTRRETAILRARSAEIATATQAQVMVELGSGTSTKTRLLLDAFSAATPDTERFTYVPVDVSTEMLTTAADVLSADYPGIDVVPVVADFTEPDLRLPDADGPRLAVFLGGTIGNFDPAARRAFYQGLAKALSPGDFFLLGTDLVKDTGRLVAAYDDKAGVTADFNRNLIEVLRTGLDARGLYADDFEHIARWNPGEHRIEMWLRARRDIDAYFEVLGRAWRLPAGTEIHTEISTKFEPDALRDELESAGLQVVTVWTDPAGDFALTLSRR
- a CDS encoding ABC transporter permease, translating into MAMLPPEPRGPQSGHLDATAPIMGETGGVLDESDTTSAPPARRRSGRVKIFAKRYARNRSALLGLAIFVVLVLFAVFGGLFTAYSYTDTDFLAIGFPPSTQGTEGAHWFGTNDAGNDLYAQVVHGLQRSLTIALIVSVGTTAIAAFLGGLAAYFGGWMQRIVLGVVYLLLVVPTFLILALVSNSTGGDWRWLIVVLVAFGWMMLARVIHSLALTVRERDYVAAAQYLGVSPVMIILRHILPNVASLLVINFALGVVATVLAETGLSFLGFGVKIPDVTLGSLLQAGVGTLAASPWLFWFPAAALALLTVSMALIADGLRDAFDPTSSGGVRR
- a CDS encoding LLM class flavin-dependent oxidoreductase, with amino-acid sequence MESHTARHELELGLDTFGDITAAPDGTPLSDAQTLRDVLDQAILADEVGVDFLGVGEHHRADYSVSAPEVVLGAIAARTSRMRLGSAVTVLSSDDPIRVFQRFSTVDALSSGRAEVILGRGSFTESFPLFGYDLADYEELFADKLALFAELRTGKPVSWSGSTRGPLRAQPVFPQLENPPLPTWIAVGGSPESVVRAASYGLPLMLAIIGGDPLRFRPYVDLYHRALADLEKDTLPVGVHCPGHIADTDEQAREELWPHYRGYVARIGRERGWPPPSRFDFERSTGPDGALFVGSPETVARKIAATSQGLGLSRFDMKYSHGTLGHAQLMRSIELYGTKVIPRVRELLAEG
- a CDS encoding SHOCT domain-containing protein codes for the protein MWDSFWDFIWYTIVIFAFVAYLIVLWHIITDLFRDKKASGWQKAAWVVFLIVFPYLTAIVYLLAKGKGMAERQREAYTEAKQASDEYIKSVAGTSPTQQITEAKALLDSGAITPEEFEHLKSKALGGAA